The Roseococcus microcysteis genome contains a region encoding:
- a CDS encoding precorrin-3B C(17)-methyltransferase — translation MSGRLDVVGIGPGEAALVTPAAHAALAEAQALYGYGPYLDRVPTHPGQARHASDNREEMDRAAAALDAASAGAHVAMVTGGDPGVFAMAAAVCEAIEHGPPAWRALEVRVHPGITAMLALAARAGAPLGHDFCAISLSDNLKPWEVVEQRLAAAAGAGFAIALYNPISRARPWQLGAAFACVARHLPPEVPVIFGHAVARAAEQVVITPLAEAATQPASMASCIIIGTRQTRVVARPGLPPLAYTPRRFSA, via the coding sequence ATGAGCGGCCGGCTGGACGTGGTGGGCATCGGGCCGGGCGAGGCGGCGCTGGTCACCCCCGCCGCCCACGCGGCGCTGGCCGAGGCACAGGCGCTCTACGGCTACGGCCCCTATCTCGACCGCGTGCCGACGCACCCCGGCCAGGCCCGCCACGCCAGCGACAACCGCGAGGAAATGGACCGCGCCGCCGCCGCGCTCGACGCGGCCAGCGCAGGCGCGCACGTGGCCATGGTGACGGGCGGCGACCCGGGCGTCTTCGCCATGGCCGCCGCGGTGTGCGAGGCCATCGAGCATGGCCCGCCCGCATGGCGCGCGCTGGAGGTGCGGGTCCATCCCGGCATCACCGCCATGCTGGCGCTGGCGGCACGGGCCGGTGCGCCGCTCGGGCATGATTTCTGCGCCATCTCGCTCTCGGACAACCTCAAGCCCTGGGAGGTGGTGGAGCAGCGCCTGGCCGCCGCCGCCGGGGCGGGCTTCGCCATCGCGCTCTATAACCCCATCAGCCGGGCGCGGCCCTGGCAGCTGGGGGCGGCCTTCGCCTGCGTGGCGCGCCATCTTCCGCCGGAGGTGCCGGTCATCTTCGGCCATGCCGTGGCCCGCGCGGCGGAGCAGGTGGTGATCACCCCGCTCGCGGAGGCCGCCACCCAGCCCGCCAGCATGGCGAGCTGCATCATCATCGGCACGCGGCAGACGCGGGTGGTGGCGCGGCCGGGCCTGCCGCCGCTGGCCTACACGCCGCGCAGGTTCAGCGCATGA
- a CDS encoding precorrin-2 C(20)-methyltransferase: MTGRLYGLGLGPGDPELLTLKAARLLDAVPVIAYFAKQGSPSNARAIIADRLRPGVVELPLLYPVTTEIPRADPGYRAALDAFHDAAAAHIAAHLEAGRDVAVASEGDALFYGSYMHLHVRLAHRFPTEVVPGITAMSGAWALAGLPIAQGDDVLTVLQGTLDEDALTQRLRGTEAAIIMKLGRNLPRVRAALARAGRLEAAYYAERVGTSAQRVLRLAERDEAPAPYFSLILVPGWSR, encoded by the coding sequence GTGACGGGGCGGCTCTACGGGCTGGGCCTCGGCCCCGGCGATCCGGAACTGCTCACGCTGAAGGCCGCGCGGCTGCTCGATGCCGTGCCGGTCATCGCCTATTTCGCCAAGCAGGGCAGCCCGAGCAATGCGCGCGCCATCATCGCGGACCGGCTGCGGCCGGGGGTGGTGGAATTGCCCTTGCTCTATCCCGTGACGACGGAGATCCCGCGCGCCGACCCAGGCTATCGCGCGGCGTTGGACGCCTTCCACGACGCGGCCGCCGCCCACATCGCCGCCCATCTCGAAGCCGGGCGCGACGTCGCGGTGGCGAGCGAGGGGGACGCGCTGTTCTACGGCTCCTACATGCATCTCCATGTGCGGCTCGCGCATCGTTTCCCCACGGAGGTGGTGCCCGGCATCACCGCCATGTCCGGCGCCTGGGCGCTGGCGGGCCTGCCCATCGCCCAGGGCGATGACGTGCTGACCGTGCTGCAGGGCACGCTGGACGAGGACGCGCTGACCCAGCGCCTGCGCGGCACCGAGGCGGCCATCATCATGAAGCTCGGTCGCAACCTGCCGCGCGTGCGGGCGGCGCTGGCCCGCGCCGGACGGCTGGAGGCGGCCTATTACGCGGAGCGCGTGGGCACGTCCGCGCAGCGCGTGCTGCGCCTCGCGGAACGCGACGAGGCGCCCGCGCCTTATTTCTCGCTCATCCTCGTGCCCGGCTGGTCGCGATGA
- a CDS encoding precorrin-8X methylmutase, translated as MHDYIRDGAAIYERSFAIIRAEADLSRFTAEEEDIAVRMIHACGLVEAAAHFAFAPGFVAAGRGALQEGAAILCDAEMVARGVTRARLPADNAVICTLRDPRVPEMAARIGNTRSVAAMALWEAHLAGSVVVVGNAPTALFHLLDMLEAGAPRPAAIIGMPVGFVGAAESKEALMAAPHGIPWAVVRGRMGGSAMAAAALNALARPGL; from the coding sequence ATGCATGACTACATCCGCGATGGCGCGGCCATCTATGAACGCTCCTTCGCCATCATCCGCGCCGAGGCCGACCTCTCGCGCTTCACGGCCGAGGAGGAGGACATCGCGGTCCGCATGATCCATGCCTGCGGGCTGGTCGAAGCCGCCGCGCATTTCGCCTTCGCGCCCGGCTTCGTCGCCGCCGGGCGCGGTGCCTTGCAGGAAGGCGCCGCCATCCTGTGCGATGCCGAGATGGTGGCGCGCGGCGTCACCCGCGCGCGCCTGCCCGCCGACAACGCCGTGATCTGCACCCTGCGCGACCCGCGCGTGCCGGAGATGGCGGCCCGCATCGGCAACACGCGCTCCGTCGCCGCCATGGCGCTGTGGGAGGCGCATCTGGCAGGCAGCGTCGTCGTCGTCGGCAATGCGCCCACCGCGCTGTTCCACCTGCTCGACATGCTGGAGGCCGGCGCGCCCCGGCCCGCCGCCATCATCGGCATGCCGGTGGGCTTCGTGGGGGCCGCCGAATCCAAGGAAGCGCTGATGGCCGCGCCGCATGGCATCCCCTGGGCCGTGGTGCGCGGGCGCATGGGCGGCAGCGCCATGGCGGCGGCGGCCCTGAACGCGCTGGCGAGGCCCGGGCTGTGA
- a CDS encoding nitrite/sulfite reductase, whose protein sequence is MRRGACPSLAAPMETGDGLLARLPPAAMPPASWVALAEAARRAGNGLLDITARGSVQLRGLRTGTLDLAAELVPADWPRGALVMTSPLAGEALDEVRDPRPLAARLAAAAPPGLPPKATVLVDGGGTLHVAAEAADLRLVASPEGWRIGHGAEWLGVAQEDEAFSITLDLLRAMAGDGTRAPGGGRAIAPEPIGLHRLRDGVALGLGLPFGRVDADTLIALAEASGARALRGAPGRALLAIGVPDADALRRQAEALGFITDPADPRRRVAACPGAPGCAAALTETRALAASLAPLVPVGALLHVSGCAKGCAHPRAATRTLVGMARGLGLIRRGRAGDTVAEMLDPQEACAVLAREFAAHA, encoded by the coding sequence ATGCGCCGCGGCGCCTGCCCGAGCCTCGCCGCCCCCATGGAGACGGGCGATGGCTTGCTCGCCCGCCTGCCCCCCGCCGCCATGCCGCCCGCATCCTGGGTGGCGCTGGCCGAGGCCGCCCGGCGCGCGGGCAATGGGCTGCTCGACATCACCGCGCGCGGCAGCGTGCAGCTGCGCGGGCTGCGCACCGGGACGCTGGACCTCGCGGCGGAACTCGTGCCGGCGGACTGGCCGCGCGGCGCGCTGGTGATGACGTCGCCCCTGGCCGGCGAGGCGCTGGACGAGGTGCGCGACCCCCGCCCGCTCGCCGCGCGCCTGGCCGCCGCCGCGCCGCCAGGCCTGCCGCCCAAGGCCACGGTGCTGGTGGATGGCGGCGGCACATTGCATGTGGCGGCCGAGGCGGCCGACCTGCGCCTCGTGGCATCGCCCGAGGGCTGGCGGATCGGCCATGGCGCGGAATGGCTGGGCGTGGCCCAGGAGGACGAAGCCTTCTCCATCACGCTGGACCTGCTGCGCGCCATGGCGGGTGATGGAACCCGCGCGCCGGGCGGGGGAAGGGCAATAGCGCCCGAACCCATCGGCCTGCACCGGCTGCGCGACGGCGTGGCGCTTGGCTTGGGGCTGCCCTTCGGGCGGGTGGACGCGGACACTCTCATCGCCCTGGCGGAAGCCAGCGGCGCCCGCGCCCTGCGTGGCGCGCCCGGCCGCGCCCTGCTGGCCATCGGCGTGCCCGACGCCGACGCGCTGCGCCGCCAGGCCGAGGCCCTCGGCTTCATCACCGACCCGGCCGACCCGCGCCGCCGCGTCGCCGCCTGCCCGGGCGCGCCCGGCTGCGCCGCGGCGCTGACGGAAACTCGCGCCCTTGCCGCGTCGCTGGCGCCCCTGGTGCCGGTGGGCGCGCTGCTGCACGTCTCGGGCTGCGCCAAGGGCTGCGCGCATCCCCGCGCGGCCACCCGCACCCTCGTCGGCATGGCACGGGGGCTGGGCTTGATCCGGCGCGGGCGGGCGGGCGACACAGTGGCGGAGATGCTCGACCCCCAGGAGGCTTGCGCCGTGCTGGCGCGGGAGTTTGCCGCCCATGCATGA